A single genomic interval of Mesoaciditoga lauensis cd-1655R = DSM 25116 harbors:
- a CDS encoding DUF5317 domain-containing protein, which produces MIFIYITLAAIILSLVVKKSVWNPLNTDFKWFYLVFVPFALELFVVLKDPGTFSGIITITAYLTLAIFCLANWKIRGFPLISVGELLNSFVVIINGGRMPVSKSTLALAGLNPNLMDAKHAFMSSKTLFPFLGDIIPINFLNLHYACSIGDLFVYTGLFFLIYLNAKKRVKDLDNS; this is translated from the coding sequence ATGATATTCATTTACATCACACTCGCTGCCATAATTTTATCTTTGGTCGTTAAGAAAAGCGTGTGGAACCCTTTGAATACAGATTTTAAATGGTTTTATCTTGTGTTTGTTCCGTTTGCATTGGAATTGTTTGTCGTTTTAAAAGATCCAGGAACTTTTTCAGGTATCATTACCATCACAGCTTATCTAACGTTGGCAATTTTTTGCCTTGCTAATTGGAAGATCCGGGGATTTCCGTTGATAAGTGTGGGGGAGTTGCTGAATTCGTTTGTCGTCATAATAAACGGCGGAAGAATGCCGGTTTCAAAAAGTACTTTGGCGCTCGCTGGATTGAATCCGAATTTGATGGATGCCAAACACGCTTTCATGTCTTCCAAGACCTTATTCCCATTTTTAGGAGATATTATCCCGATAAATTTTCTTAACCTTCATTACGCTTGTAGCATTGGAGACCTTTTTGTTTACACGGGCCTCTTCTTTCTTATTTACCTCAACGCCAAGAAAAGGGTGAAAGACCTTGATAATAGTTAA
- a CDS encoding HD-GYP domain-containing protein, with amino-acid sequence MKKTLKLYIAFVVISAGALMSALLFLNYQVEPLWVVLIWGISSWISDMFPVEVKKINGNSMLLGLSMTFNLSAAVLFSPLTAALIGMIGGLPSLKKTEWSKAIFNVAQISISTAMASLIYRWTYPVNSAEIIKILAIGIAILSYAVLNNIFVSSAVSLATGKKMKTILKDVFMDFFGISIFISLAVAYVVVYLYPYVGLWDIAIALGPLLTIRFVLDLYKKFLNTKIESMGALLKALEEKDPYTAGHGERVSKYATLVAERLGIDGKLLEDLRMAAWLHDIGKIGIRDKVLNKPGKLSLDEFEEIKSHPVKGAEILSEVPSFRKMVPWVKYHHEHWDGSGYPEGLKGKQIPLEARIIGVVDVYDALTTQRAYRKAFSPEMALQIMKNESGKSFDPVVLAAFLDVIDNIEDVRNGRDVKEE; translated from the coding sequence TTGAAAAAGACGCTGAAGCTTTACATAGCATTTGTTGTGATAAGTGCTGGGGCGCTCATGAGCGCCCTCCTCTTCTTGAATTATCAAGTTGAGCCCCTCTGGGTTGTTCTTATATGGGGAATAAGCAGTTGGATATCAGATATGTTCCCTGTTGAAGTGAAAAAGATAAATGGGAATTCCATGCTTTTGGGATTGAGCATGACTTTTAACCTTTCCGCCGCCGTTTTATTTTCCCCTTTGACGGCTGCGTTAATTGGGATGATAGGTGGATTACCTTCGCTGAAAAAAACGGAATGGTCCAAGGCCATTTTTAACGTCGCCCAAATTTCCATTTCAACTGCCATGGCTTCTCTCATTTATAGATGGACATACCCCGTAAATTCTGCCGAGATAATAAAAATATTGGCAATTGGCATTGCAATACTATCATACGCTGTACTTAACAACATTTTTGTCTCATCTGCCGTAAGTTTGGCAACGGGCAAAAAGATGAAAACGATTTTGAAAGATGTTTTCATGGATTTTTTCGGCATAAGCATATTCATATCGCTGGCCGTCGCGTATGTGGTAGTTTACCTTTATCCTTACGTTGGCTTATGGGATATAGCGATAGCGCTTGGGCCTTTGTTGACAATACGCTTCGTTCTGGATCTCTACAAAAAATTTCTCAACACCAAGATAGAATCCATGGGAGCGTTGCTTAAAGCACTTGAGGAAAAGGATCCTTACACCGCTGGTCACGGCGAAAGAGTTTCAAAATATGCCACCCTTGTTGCCGAAAGATTGGGAATAGACGGAAAACTTCTTGAAGATTTAAGAATGGCCGCATGGCTTCATGATATTGGAAAGATAGGTATTAGGGATAAAGTGCTCAACAAACCGGGGAAATTGTCTTTGGATGAGTTTGAGGAGATAAAAAGCCATCCAGTCAAGGGCGCCGAAATACTCAGTGAGGTGCCATCTTTTAGAAAGATGGTACCGTGGGTAAAATACCATCATGAGCATTGGGATGGAAGCGGATATCCCGAAGGACTAAAAGGCAAGCAAATTCCTCTTGAGGCCAGAATAATAGGGGTGGTAGATGTTTACGATGCTTTGACAACTCAACGGGCGTATCGTAAAGCGTTTAGCCCTGAAATGGCCCTTCAAATAATGAAGAACGAAAGTGGCAAGTCATTTGATCCGGTTGTTTTGGCCGCTTTCCTGGATGTTATAGATAATATAGAGGATGTACGGAATGGGAGAGACGTGAAAGAAGAATGA
- a CDS encoding aspartate kinase, translating into MIIVKKYGGTSVETPEKILKIAEKISSSKDEGNEVVVVVSAMGKTTNYLIDLLHKVNPYPNPREYDMIVSTGEQISIALLASALSKLGKRAISLTGFQAGIDTDSTHARAKLKRVYRGKIRTLLDEGKIPVVAGFQGMSPSGEITTLGRGGSDTTAVALAYALDADVCEIYTDVDGVYAADPRYVENPKHIDKISYDEMIEMAAHGAKVLHLRSVELARRYKVPLVVKHAHRDGKETRIEGINSMEEPLVRALSIDENIVKVVVERVPDKPGIAAKIFEKMASNQLALDMIVQSMHKDGKNDVAFTVPSQDFQETMNVLDKIKAEVEAQNIHFDENIAKISIIGVNILGSSEIIYEMFSAIASVGANIDMISSSNSRISCLVPKNKIKEVAQAVAKKFDLVENAS; encoded by the coding sequence TTGATAATAGTTAAAAAGTACGGAGGAACTTCGGTAGAAACACCTGAAAAGATACTGAAAATAGCGGAGAAAATATCTTCTTCAAAAGATGAAGGGAATGAGGTTGTTGTTGTCGTATCGGCAATGGGGAAGACGACGAATTATCTCATAGATTTGCTTCACAAGGTTAACCCTTATCCTAATCCTAGAGAATACGATATGATAGTTTCGACCGGTGAGCAGATATCCATAGCTTTGCTGGCTTCGGCGCTTTCAAAATTAGGCAAACGCGCCATTTCATTGACAGGCTTTCAAGCCGGCATAGATACCGATTCCACGCATGCAAGGGCGAAACTGAAACGGGTGTATCGCGGCAAGATACGTACTCTTCTGGATGAAGGGAAAATTCCAGTGGTGGCTGGATTTCAAGGCATGAGCCCTTCTGGAGAAATAACAACTCTTGGGCGAGGAGGTTCAGACACAACGGCGGTGGCACTGGCTTACGCTTTAGATGCCGATGTGTGTGAGATTTATACGGATGTGGACGGCGTTTATGCTGCGGATCCAAGATACGTTGAAAATCCAAAACACATAGATAAAATTTCGTACGATGAGATGATAGAAATGGCCGCTCACGGGGCCAAAGTGCTTCATTTAAGATCGGTTGAACTTGCACGTCGATACAAAGTGCCACTGGTTGTAAAACATGCCCACAGGGATGGGAAAGAAACTAGAATCGAGGGGATAAACAGTATGGAAGAACCACTTGTTAGAGCTTTGAGTATCGATGAAAATATAGTGAAAGTCGTTGTCGAAAGAGTTCCTGACAAACCAGGTATAGCTGCCAAGATATTCGAGAAAATGGCATCAAATCAATTGGCGTTAGATATGATAGTACAAAGCATGCACAAGGATGGCAAAAATGATGTTGCGTTCACGGTGCCAAGCCAGGATTTTCAAGAAACGATGAATGTGCTTGACAAAATAAAAGCCGAAGTAGAAGCACAAAATATCCATTTTGATGAGAATATCGCGAAGATTTCCATAATAGGGGTCAATATATTGGGATCGTCTGAGATAATATACGAGATGTTCAGCGCCATCGCATCGGTTGGAGCTAACATAGACATGATAAGCTCATCGAACAGCAGGATTTCATGCTTGGTTCCCAAGAACAAAATAAAAGAAGTAGCTCAAGCGGTTGCCAAGAAATTCGATCTTGTTGAAAACGCAAGTTGA
- a CDS encoding valine--tRNA ligase codes for MSRLFVNKSYSPKDVEKKWYEKWKESGVFEPKEGNGKFSMVIPPPNITGQLHMGHALNIVVQDIVTRYNRMKGKETLWLPGEDHAGIATQNVVVKKLDKEGKTKEDVGREEFIKIAWEWANEYRQRIRTQIESMGASCDWTRERFTLDEGLNKAVKKVFVSLYKKGLVYKGKYMVNWCPKCGTVLSNEEIEYEDEKGKLYHVRYPIKEGGEVIIATTRPETMLGDTAIAVNPKDERYKSIIGKHAILPLVGRKMPIIADEYVDMTFGTGALKVTPAHDPNDFEIGKRHSLEVVDIFDDEAKIKFDSVYKGMSREEAREAIVKDLEKEGYLVKVEDYVHSVGHCYRCHTSVEPKLSDQWFVKMKPLAEPAIKAVKDGTIKFHPERWKKVYLNWMENVRDWCISRQLWWGHRIPVWYCKDCGHITVSEDEPHTCEACGSTNIVQDEDVLDTWFSSALWPFSTLGWPEKTKDLERYYPTDLLVTGFDIIFFWVARMIVMGLEFMGEVPFHDVYIHQLVRDKYGRKMSKSLGNGIDPIEIVNEYGADAMRITLAMLAAQGRDINLDERAFESFRHFSNKIWNASRFIKMNVEGTKYDLPVAKSPADRWILAKLNKTITEVSRAIESYDLNQAAHAAYNFFWGDFCDWYIEISKVQMKNEEYRESTKLTLLHLLRVTMQLLHPFMPFITEEVWSNFFDGFIAESKWPEVKKEYDFEDENFEFILDVIKGIRALKAELEISPAEKVKIAFVGNNGLLEDDAVKEYIMKLANVSNVEKYSQKPLHSTTAAVGVNTEVFVVMNEKFDISSEVNRLSKKMVKLENDLKKNEKKLSNPEFLKKAPQEIVDKVKSEKDELAQKIEKLKKTIEELKE; via the coding sequence GTGAGTCGTCTTTTTGTGAACAAGTCTTACTCTCCAAAAGATGTTGAGAAAAAATGGTACGAAAAGTGGAAAGAATCGGGTGTGTTTGAACCAAAAGAAGGGAACGGAAAGTTTTCCATGGTAATACCGCCTCCCAACATAACGGGACAATTGCATATGGGGCATGCCTTAAATATAGTGGTTCAAGATATAGTTACGAGATATAACCGAATGAAAGGCAAAGAAACGTTATGGCTACCCGGTGAAGACCATGCAGGCATAGCCACACAGAACGTTGTGGTCAAGAAGTTGGACAAAGAAGGAAAAACAAAGGAAGATGTTGGAAGGGAAGAATTCATAAAGATCGCCTGGGAATGGGCAAATGAATACCGGCAAAGGATAAGAACACAGATCGAAAGTATGGGTGCCTCATGCGATTGGACAAGAGAAAGATTCACGTTGGATGAAGGTTTAAACAAGGCTGTAAAGAAGGTTTTCGTTTCCTTGTACAAAAAAGGTCTTGTCTACAAAGGAAAGTACATGGTTAACTGGTGCCCGAAGTGTGGGACCGTGCTTTCCAATGAAGAAATAGAGTATGAAGACGAAAAAGGTAAGCTTTATCACGTAAGGTACCCGATCAAAGAGGGGGGGGAAGTCATAATAGCCACCACAAGGCCGGAAACGATGCTCGGTGACACGGCCATAGCGGTTAATCCTAAGGATGAAAGGTACAAATCGATTATCGGCAAACATGCCATTCTGCCTCTTGTCGGACGAAAGATGCCGATAATAGCGGATGAATACGTCGATATGACGTTTGGAACAGGAGCTTTAAAAGTTACGCCCGCCCACGATCCAAACGATTTCGAGATAGGGAAAAGGCACTCTTTAGAAGTGGTGGATATCTTCGATGATGAAGCAAAGATAAAATTCGATTCCGTTTACAAGGGAATGAGCAGAGAAGAAGCTAGAGAAGCTATAGTTAAAGATCTTGAAAAAGAAGGCTATTTGGTAAAAGTTGAAGATTACGTCCATTCGGTTGGACACTGTTATAGATGCCATACATCAGTTGAACCAAAACTCTCAGATCAGTGGTTTGTAAAGATGAAGCCTCTTGCAGAACCTGCCATAAAGGCTGTTAAAGATGGAACGATCAAATTCCATCCCGAAAGATGGAAAAAGGTTTATCTTAATTGGATGGAAAACGTTAGAGACTGGTGTATCTCAAGGCAGTTGTGGTGGGGACATAGGATCCCCGTGTGGTACTGTAAAGACTGTGGACATATCACGGTTTCGGAAGATGAACCGCATACGTGTGAGGCATGTGGATCTACAAACATAGTTCAAGACGAAGACGTTTTGGATACATGGTTTTCCTCCGCACTTTGGCCGTTTTCGACGCTTGGCTGGCCAGAAAAAACAAAAGACCTTGAAAGATATTACCCTACAGATCTGCTTGTAACTGGTTTTGACATAATATTCTTCTGGGTTGCAAGAATGATCGTTATGGGATTGGAATTCATGGGAGAAGTGCCATTTCACGATGTCTACATTCATCAATTGGTAAGAGATAAATACGGAAGAAAGATGTCGAAATCTTTAGGTAACGGTATAGATCCAATAGAGATAGTCAATGAATATGGTGCCGATGCAATGCGCATAACTCTGGCAATGCTTGCGGCACAGGGAAGAGATATTAACCTTGATGAAAGGGCATTTGAATCTTTTAGGCATTTCTCAAATAAAATTTGGAATGCCTCCAGGTTCATAAAAATGAACGTTGAAGGCACAAAATACGATCTTCCGGTGGCCAAAAGCCCTGCCGACAGATGGATATTGGCAAAGCTGAATAAGACCATAACAGAGGTAAGCAGAGCCATAGAATCTTACGATCTGAACCAGGCTGCCCATGCGGCTTACAATTTCTTCTGGGGAGATTTCTGCGACTGGTATATAGAAATATCCAAAGTTCAGATGAAGAACGAAGAATACCGCGAAAGTACAAAACTCACTTTGTTGCATCTGTTAAGGGTAACAATGCAACTTCTTCATCCTTTTATGCCATTTATCACGGAAGAAGTATGGTCAAACTTTTTCGATGGTTTTATAGCCGAGTCGAAATGGCCAGAGGTAAAAAAAGAATACGACTTTGAAGATGAGAATTTCGAATTCATTTTAGACGTTATCAAGGGTATAAGGGCTTTGAAAGCGGAATTGGAAATATCCCCAGCTGAAAAGGTGAAGATTGCATTTGTTGGGAATAACGGTTTGTTGGAAGACGACGCTGTTAAAGAATACATCATGAAATTGGCAAATGTTTCAAATGTAGAAAAATATTCCCAAAAGCCTTTGCACTCAACGACAGCTGCTGTTGGTGTAAATACGGAAGTTTTCGTAGTTATGAATGAGAAGTTCGATATATCCTCGGAAGTGAATAGGCTTTCCAAGAAAATGGTAAAGCTCGAAAATGATTTGAAGAAAAATGAGAAGAAGCTGTCAAATCCAGAATTTTTAAAGAAGGCTCCTCAAGAAATAGTAGATAAGGTGAAGAGTGAAAAAGACGAACTGGCACAAAAAATAGAGAAGTTAAAAAAGACGATTGAAGAGCTTAAGGAATGA
- a CDS encoding bifunctional folylpolyglutamate synthase/dihydrofolate synthase, with protein MNYEEMLKNLYAVHPESKIKLGLDRINELLKRLGNPQNAFEYIHVGGTNGKGTVVKAISSVLAAHGLNVGSYFSPHVETFRERIRFNDEYISKDETVEIFEEVMEQAEKMTSEEMAPTFFEIVTAMAFLYFKKKKADVVVSEVGLGGRFDATNVVENPLISVITSVDFDHMDTLGNDISSIAFEKAGIIKKNVPVILGDMNSEAFKVISSRAKELNSELVKWGKDYKTFNEEFELGKNSFDVVVEKNKIHLETRMNGIQAMKNIGVAVAALMKLEEAGLFELDEKKTFDAIFTLNLKGRFEWLPADITMILDVAHNKPATKVLAENLKRYFPSKRVNAVVGILNDKDYSGMIDELIPAVEKIYITSPLNSRAVDPFGIYSWAVRKYNHVGFVRDIKDAVNTCYDMCKNEDAVMLVCGSFYTVGPARAFLTGNVEADGE; from the coding sequence GTGAATTATGAAGAAATGCTTAAAAACCTTTACGCTGTACATCCAGAAAGCAAGATAAAGCTAGGCTTGGATCGAATAAACGAGTTGCTTAAAAGGCTTGGAAATCCTCAAAACGCTTTTGAGTACATCCATGTTGGAGGTACCAACGGAAAAGGGACGGTAGTTAAAGCCATATCTAGCGTTTTAGCTGCGCACGGGTTAAACGTTGGCTCTTACTTTTCACCTCACGTTGAAACCTTTAGGGAGCGTATCCGTTTCAACGACGAGTACATTTCTAAAGATGAAACTGTGGAAATCTTTGAGGAAGTCATGGAACAAGCCGAAAAGATGACGAGTGAAGAAATGGCCCCCACCTTTTTTGAAATTGTAACCGCCATGGCTTTTCTTTATTTCAAAAAGAAGAAAGCGGATGTGGTGGTTTCTGAAGTTGGACTTGGTGGAAGATTTGACGCCACTAACGTTGTTGAAAATCCGTTGATATCTGTTATAACAAGTGTTGACTTTGATCATATGGATACCCTTGGAAATGACATTTCAAGCATAGCGTTTGAAAAAGCGGGAATAATCAAAAAGAACGTTCCGGTAATTTTGGGAGATATGAATTCAGAAGCTTTTAAAGTCATTTCTTCGAGAGCGAAAGAACTCAACAGCGAGTTAGTGAAGTGGGGAAAAGATTACAAGACGTTCAACGAAGAATTTGAACTTGGCAAGAACTCTTTTGACGTCGTTGTTGAAAAAAATAAAATTCATTTAGAAACTAGGATGAATGGCATACAAGCCATGAAAAACATAGGGGTGGCTGTCGCAGCTTTGATGAAACTCGAAGAAGCTGGATTATTCGAGCTTGATGAGAAGAAAACTTTTGATGCGATCTTTACATTAAACTTGAAAGGGCGGTTTGAATGGCTACCAGCCGATATTACAATGATATTAGATGTTGCCCATAACAAACCCGCAACCAAAGTGTTGGCTGAAAATTTGAAAAGATACTTTCCTTCTAAACGTGTAAATGCGGTAGTGGGGATTTTAAATGACAAGGATTACAGTGGAATGATAGATGAATTGATACCAGCTGTTGAGAAAATTTACATTACATCTCCTTTGAATTCGCGTGCTGTGGATCCTTTTGGGATTTATTCTTGGGCTGTCCGAAAATACAACCACGTTGGATTTGTTAGAGATATAAAAGATGCGGTTAACACGTGCTATGACATGTGCAAAAATGAAGATGCCGTTATGTTGGTATGTGGTTCATTTTACACGGTTGGTCCAGCGCGAGCTTTTTTAACAGGAAACGTCGAAGCAGATGGTGAATAA